A genomic stretch from Meriones unguiculatus strain TT.TT164.6M chromosome 15, Bangor_MerUng_6.1, whole genome shotgun sequence includes:
- the Pid1 gene encoding PTB-containing, cubilin and LRP1-interacting protein isoform X3 — MWQPATERLQVTYLGKVSTTGMQFLSGCTEKPVIELWKKHALAREDVFPANALLEIRPFQVWLHHLDHKGEATVHMDTFQVARIAYCTADHNVSPNIFAWVYREINDDLSYQMDCHAVQCESKLEAKKLAHAMMEAFKKTFHSMKSDGRIHRSSSSEEASQELESDDG; from the coding sequence GTCACCTATCTGGGCAAAGTCTCTACCACAGGCATGCAATTTTTGTCCGGCTGCACTGagaagccagtcattgagctctGGAAGAAACACGCACTGGCCCGAGAAGATGTTTTTCCAGCCAACGCCCTCCTAGAGATCCGTCCATTCCAAGTGTGGCTTCATCACCTTGACCACAAGGGAGAGGCAACAGTGCACATGGATACCTTCCAGGTGGCTCGCATTGCCTACTGCACGGCTGACCATAACGTGAGTCCCAACATCTTTGCCTGGGTGTACAGAGAGATCAACGATGACCTGTCTTACCAGATGGACTGCCATGCAGTGCAATGCGAGAGCAAGCTGGAGGCCAAGAAGCTGGCGCACGCCATGATGGAGGCCTTCAAGAAGACTTTCCACAGTATGAAGAGTGATGGGCGGATTCATAGGAGCAGCTCATCTGAAGAGGCTTCCCAGGAACTGGAATCTGACGATGGCTGA